The genomic segment CCGGCCCATTCAAGCCGGAGCACTACCGCTACTAATGATTGTCAGTATTGAGGGAATCGATGGCGCCGGCAAAAACACCCTGGTTTCGGCTTTAACGCAGGTCATTGATGTAAAAGTCCTTGCTTTCCCACGTTATGAAACCTCGATTCATGCCCAGCTCGCCGCGGAAGCCTTGCACGGCCGGATGGGCGACCTCACCGATAGTGCCTACGGCATGGCTACGCTTTTTGCCCTCGATCGCCATTTCGCGATCGAGGAATTAAACGCGCCTGGCGTGGTGCTGCTCGACCGGTACGTCGCCTCCAACGCGGCTTATACTGCCGCACGTTTGCTTGACGACGACGCCCCACAGTGGGTATCAGATCTAGAATTTGGACGACTCGGCATTCCGCGCCCTACGCTTCAAGTTTTGTTGGATACCCCCGCGGAGGTAGCGCAGGATAGAGCAAAACGTCGAGAAGCGCTTGACGCCTCGCGCACCAGGGACCGCTATGAATCGGATTCGGGGCTGCAGGAACGCACAGCTCAGCAGTATCGCCGCTTAGCTGCGCAAAACTGGGAATCACCGTGGATAGTGGCTGCCCCCGACGAAGATCCCGGCCACGTTGCGCAGAGAATCGCAGAATTCCTGGGTACTATTAATTAACCCCAACTAGCAGGAAGGATTCTCATGTCGCAGAAAATTCTCGTCGTTGATGATGATCCCGCAATCTCCGAGATGCTCACCATTGTGCTCAGCGCAGAAGGCTTTGACACCGTAGCTGTCACTGACGGAGCCCTCGCCGTGGAAACCGCTTCCCGGGAACAACCGGATCTGATTTTGCTTGACTTGATGCTTCCAGGCATGAATGGCATCGACATCTGTCGCGCAATTCGCCAAGAATCCGCCGTACCAATCATCATGCTCACCGCCAAGACCGACACCGTAGATGTGGTGCTCGGCTTGGAATCCGGTGCTGATGATTATGTGAACAAGCCTTTCAAAGCGAAAGAGCTTGTCGCGCGCATCAGAGCTCGCCTCCGCGCCACCGTTGAGGGGCCAAGCGAAATCATCGAGGTGGGCGATCTATCCATCGATGTTCCAGCACACACCGTCAAACGCGGCGGCGCTGAGATTTCCTTGACCCCACTGGAGTTCGATCTGTTGCTCGAACTCGCCCGCAAACCACAGCAGGTATTTACCCGCGAAGAATTGCTGGGCAAAGTGTGGGGCTACCGCCACGCATCCGATACTCGACTAGTAAATGTTCACGTTCAGCGTCTGCGCGCCAAGATCGAAAAAGATCCAGAAAACCCGCAGATCGTCCTCACCGTTCGCGGCGTCGGCTACAAAACTGGACTCAACGACTAAAACTAGTTCTTAAAAAAGGGGCAGTTTCTCATTCTTGCCTGGCTCAAGCGACTTCAACATCGCATTGTAGATAAATGGCGCACGTCACTGCAGGTTCGTGTGCTCGGCTCCATCTTCACAGCATCCGCCATCGTGATGCTGCTGCTGGGGCTGGGCATGTTGACCGTATTCACACAGCGATTAGTGGATCAAAAAATCGATATCGCAAGCTCTGAGATCGATCGAGCGCGAGTAATTGTCGAAGATCAGATCGCCGCATCCGGTGCCTCTACATCTGTGCAATCGCGAGTCAATTCAGCCCGTGCAGCCCTATCTAGTTTGGGCACCAGCGGTGGCACGGAAGCCAATGCCGCGTATGACCCCGTGGTGCTGATCAACAACGATGAAGTCGTGGTCTCGCCAGAAGGCTTTCAAATCCCGGAACGGCTGCGCTATTTCGTTTCGGAAAACCAAGTCTCATACCAATTTTCCAATATTGATCAAGGCGACGGATCGTCCTATCACGCGTTGATTATCGGTACGCCAACCGAAAGTGATATCCCAAACCTCCAGGTCTACCTGGTGTTTTCTATGGAAAGCGATGAAGCCTCCCTTGCTTTGATGCGAGGATTGCTCTCTGCGGCACTTCTTATCGTGGTGGTGCTTCTAGTCGGCATCGCGTGGTTGGCTACCCAACAAGTCACGGCTCCGGTGAGATCGGCGAGCCGGATTGCCGAGCGCTTTGCTCAAGGAAAACTCCGTGAACGCATGGTTGTTGAAGGCGAAGATGAGATGGCCCGATTAGCTGTGTCCTTCAATGCGATGGCTGAATCCTTATCTGCACAGATCGCGCAGTTGGAAGAATATGGCAATCTGCAAAGGCAGTTCACTTCCGATGTTTCGCATGAGCTGCGTACTCCACTGACAACGGTGCGTATGGCAGCAGATCTTATTGCCGACAGCGAAGATGAGCTATCTCCAGGCGCTCGACGCGCCAGCCAGTTGATGAATAGGGAATTGGATCGCTTTGAATCTTTGCTGAGTGATCTGTTGGAGATTTCTCGACATGATGCAGGCGTAGCGGAGCTCTCTGCTGCGAAACACGATGTGCGCATTCCAGTGCGTTCCGCATTGGAACAAGTCCAGCATTTGGCCACTGAGCTAGATGTCGAATTAGTGTTGGATATGCCAGAGGAATCCGTTTATATCCATGGAGATTCCCGGCGCATTGAAAGAATCATCCGCAATTTGCTGGCGAATGCGATCGACCACTCTAAAGGCCTACCAGTTGAGCTGAAGGTAGCTGTCAATGATGAAGCTATTGCGATCGCTGTTACCGATCATGGTGTGGGACTTAAACCAGGACAAGACGAATTAGTGTTTAACCGTTTCTGGCGAGCAGATCCTTCTAGAGTTCGACATTCTGGTGGCACCGGATTAGGTTTGGCAATCTCTCGGGAGGATGCTGTGCTACACGGCGGAAATCTCGATGCCGCCGGCACCATAGGTGTGGGATCAATCTTCAGGTTGGTGTTGCCGGTGCAGCCACATGGAAATTATCGTGCATCTCCAATCCCGTTAACCGCACCAGAAAAACCATGGGAAGGCGAGCAGCAATGAAGCGTAAATCTCTGACCGCAGTGCTTATGTCCATGACCCTGCTTGCAGGATGCTCGACGTTGCCTCAGAACACGGATCCGCAAGTACTGCGCTCGTTTGTCCCAAGCCAAAATATTCAAGAGATCGCAGGACCGACACCTAATCAGGACCCCGATCTGTTGCTGCGTGGATTTTTCAGTGCTGGAGCGTATCCAACACAACAGTATGAGGCAGCCAAGGCATATCTGACTGAGGATGCTCGAAACGAGTGGAACCCCACGGCGGAGATTCGCATTGTGGATCGTGTGGATTTGAATACGCTGCCTGGGTCAACGGACGAGGAACGCAATATTGCGATCCGCGGAACCCAAGTGGGATCCTTGGGCAGTGGTGGTGTCTATCAGCCCGATAACACTGAATATGAAGCAGCGATTACGATGCGCCGAGAGAACGGGGAGTGGCGTATCGATGCTCTTCCTGAAGGTATCGTGCTTGAGAGAAATGATCTGCGAAATCATTACTCTCCCCACGAGGTGTATTTCTTTGATCCTTCAGGCCAAGTGCTGGTGGGGGATCGCCGCTGGCTTTTTAATGAAGCGCAATCAATTTCTACTGTGCTGATGTCTTTGCTAGTCAATGGACCATCGTCTCCTATCGCACCAGGTGTGGTGAATCAGTTGTCTTCGGACGCTACTTTCGTTGGTTTTAATGAAGGCGAATATCAGTTCACCGGGTTGGGTAATTTGGATGATGGCGCACGGTTGCGTTTTGCTGCTCAGGTGGTGTGGACATTGGCCAAAGCAGATATTGCTGGCCCTTATTCACTGGTAGCTGATGGTGCGCCGTTGCTTGCCGAGTTTCCTACGTTAACCACAGATGATGTGGCTGAGTACAACCCCGAGGCATATACCAACACCGTATCGACGCTTTTTGCGTTGCAGGATGGATCTGTATCAAGGGTGAGCTCTGGTGCGCTCACCCCGCTACCGGCGGCCTGGAGTTCAGGCGATATTGATTCCATAGCGGTGTCTTCTTCCGCAAATGTTGTAGCTGCGGTGCGTCATAGGGGCGAAAATGTGGAGATGGCGGTGGGTTCCTTAGAGGGCGCCTCTACAGATGTGCTGTCTGGTGAAACAATTACCCGACCAACTTTTGAATATGCAGCCAATGGTTTGTGGGTCGTGCTGGATGGCGATACGCCGGTGCGCATTGCACGCTCTTCAACTACTGGCGAGTTGGTGCAGACGGAATCGGAAATTGTGCTTCCAAAGGATGTGACGGGTCCGATTTCGGAATTCCAACTGTCACGTACGGGGGTGCGGGCCGCGATGATCATTGATGGACGGGTGTATGTCGGCGTCGTAACGCGTCCTGGTCCGGGGGAGCGCCGCATCACAAATATCATGGAAGTGGCGCCGAGCTTGGGCGAGGCTGCGTTGTCGATCAATTGGCGTCCCGATGGCATTTTGCTGG from the Corynebacterium crudilactis genome contains:
- a CDS encoding dTMP kinase, translated to MIVSIEGIDGAGKNTLVSALTQVIDVKVLAFPRYETSIHAQLAAEALHGRMGDLTDSAYGMATLFALDRHFAIEELNAPGVVLLDRYVASNAAYTAARLLDDDAPQWVSDLEFGRLGIPRPTLQVLLDTPAEVAQDRAKRREALDASRTRDRYESDSGLQERTAQQYRRLAAQNWESPWIVAAPDEDPGHVAQRIAEFLGTIN
- the mtrA gene encoding two-component system response regulator MtrA, translated to MSQKILVVDDDPAISEMLTIVLSAEGFDTVAVTDGALAVETASREQPDLILLDLMLPGMNGIDICRAIRQESAVPIIMLTAKTDTVDVVLGLESGADDYVNKPFKAKELVARIRARLRATVEGPSEIIEVGDLSIDVPAHTVKRGGAEISLTPLEFDLLLELARKPQQVFTREELLGKVWGYRHASDTRLVNVHVQRLRAKIEKDPENPQIVLTVRGVGYKTGLND
- the mtrB gene encoding MtrAB system histidine kinase MtrB — encoded protein: MVDKWRTSLQVRVLGSIFTASAIVMLLLGLGMLTVFTQRLVDQKIDIASSEIDRARVIVEDQIAASGASTSVQSRVNSARAALSSLGTSGGTEANAAYDPVVLINNDEVVVSPEGFQIPERLRYFVSENQVSYQFSNIDQGDGSSYHALIIGTPTESDIPNLQVYLVFSMESDEASLALMRGLLSAALLIVVVLLVGIAWLATQQVTAPVRSASRIAERFAQGKLRERMVVEGEDEMARLAVSFNAMAESLSAQIAQLEEYGNLQRQFTSDVSHELRTPLTTVRMAADLIADSEDELSPGARRASQLMNRELDRFESLLSDLLEISRHDAGVAELSAAKHDVRIPVRSALEQVQHLATELDVELVLDMPEESVYIHGDSRRIERIIRNLLANAIDHSKGLPVELKVAVNDEAIAIAVTDHGVGLKPGQDELVFNRFWRADPSRVRHSGGTGLGLAISREDAVLHGGNLDAAGTIGVGSIFRLVLPVQPHGNYRASPIPLTAPEKPWEGEQQ
- the lpqB gene encoding MtrAB system accessory lipoprotein LpqB; its protein translation is MKRKSLTAVLMSMTLLAGCSTLPQNTDPQVLRSFVPSQNIQEIAGPTPNQDPDLLLRGFFSAGAYPTQQYEAAKAYLTEDARNEWNPTAEIRIVDRVDLNTLPGSTDEERNIAIRGTQVGSLGSGGVYQPDNTEYEAAITMRRENGEWRIDALPEGIVLERNDLRNHYSPHEVYFFDPSGQVLVGDRRWLFNEAQSISTVLMSLLVNGPSSPIAPGVVNQLSSDATFVGFNEGEYQFTGLGNLDDGARLRFAAQVVWTLAKADIAGPYSLVADGAPLLAEFPTLTTDDVAEYNPEAYTNTVSTLFALQDGSVSRVSSGALTPLPAAWSSGDIDSIAVSSSANVVAAVRHRGENVEMAVGSLEGASTDVLSGETITRPTFEYAANGLWVVLDGDTPVRIARSSTTGELVQTESEIVLPKDVTGPISEFQLSRTGVRAAMIIDGRVYVGVVTRPGPGERRITNIMEVAPSLGEAALSINWRPDGILLVGTSIPETPLWRVEQDGSAIASMPSGNLNAPVVAVASSATTIYVTDAHAMLQLPTSDNDIWREVPGLLGTRAAPVVAY